Proteins co-encoded in one Cryomorphaceae bacterium 1068 genomic window:
- a CDS encoding sodium:solute symporter — protein MGSLTEIWPTLLMLAVLMGVILVVVFRGAKNTGNIEDYALGSVAFSPAAVGLALAASMTSAATFIINPGLIGLYGVSGLIAYVLVLPAAAFISLVLLTKRFRAHGTKVKALTMAQWMANRFGSKAYGTGFALLSILLVTFIVLIVVGLAQLLAAPLGADPTVVMVGIVIFVFGYMMFGGANSLVYTNTIQALLMLIVAVILILSGHEYFAEGWSGFMSTLETIDPRLTEYTNPDSFLFRDYFEIVFCQIVIGVAVVCQPHIITKSLILKDESQVNQYLLTAILTMVIFFSVVIVGLYARISFPDMTLNGNPLPPDQLVPAYIVENFRVGTGLLVTLGLIAAGISTLEGLIQSLSVTFTNDLFLSNSTKLSEWSNRSKILLNRGVIVGLAVLTVILSARQIADPDLSVAIFAQNGVYAFFSAAFFPLVMGMFSKKTSPIAAIVSSVTAILVHFSVYYGNIGPYMKGAINNPAIAATYAILISSAIGLLILLSAQKVSSVQPQTKPL, from the coding sequence GTGGGTAGTCTTACCGAAATATGGCCCACTCTTTTGATGCTCGCCGTTCTGATGGGCGTCATTCTTGTTGTGGTATTTCGGGGAGCCAAGAACACGGGCAATATTGAAGACTACGCGCTCGGAAGCGTTGCCTTCTCGCCCGCAGCGGTTGGTCTGGCATTGGCGGCCAGCATGACTTCCGCAGCTACTTTTATTATTAATCCGGGTTTGATCGGCCTCTACGGCGTTTCAGGATTGATCGCCTATGTATTGGTTCTGCCCGCGGCTGCATTTATATCATTGGTCCTTCTGACCAAACGATTCAGAGCGCACGGCACTAAAGTAAAGGCGTTGACCATGGCACAATGGATGGCCAATCGATTCGGAAGCAAGGCCTATGGAACGGGCTTCGCGCTTTTGTCCATTTTACTGGTCACCTTCATCGTATTGATCGTAGTGGGCTTAGCCCAGCTGCTTGCAGCTCCGCTTGGCGCCGACCCGACGGTAGTGATGGTCGGTATCGTCATTTTCGTCTTTGGATACATGATGTTTGGAGGAGCTAATAGCTTGGTTTACACCAATACCATCCAAGCACTGCTAATGCTCATTGTTGCCGTGATTTTGATTTTGTCCGGCCACGAATACTTCGCCGAGGGCTGGTCAGGTTTTATGAGCACCTTGGAAACCATCGATCCACGCTTAACCGAATACACCAACCCTGATAGTTTTCTATTCCGTGATTATTTCGAAATTGTCTTTTGTCAAATTGTAATCGGCGTGGCGGTGGTTTGTCAACCTCACATCATTACTAAATCTTTAATTCTCAAAGATGAATCCCAAGTCAATCAATATTTGTTGACGGCGATTCTCACCATGGTCATTTTCTTTTCCGTAGTGATTGTAGGGCTTTATGCGAGAATCAGTTTTCCCGATATGACTTTAAATGGCAATCCTTTGCCACCCGATCAACTCGTGCCGGCTTATATCGTTGAGAATTTCCGAGTGGGCACAGGACTCTTGGTGACTCTGGGATTAATCGCCGCGGGAATATCTACTCTGGAAGGGTTAATTCAGAGTCTTTCGGTTACGTTCACGAATGATCTTTTTCTTTCTAATTCCACCAAATTATCGGAGTGGTCGAATCGCTCGAAAATATTACTCAACCGAGGCGTCATCGTTGGACTGGCCGTACTTACCGTGATTTTATCGGCACGGCAAATCGCTGATCCCGATTTAAGCGTTGCCATTTTTGCCCAAAATGGAGTCTATGCATTTTTCAGTGCAGCTTTCTTCCCACTGGTCATGGGAATGTTTTCCAAGAAGACTTCTCCTATTGCCGCTATTGTGAGTTCCGTCACTGCCATTCTCGTCCATTTTTCTGTATACTATGGAAACATCGGCCCCTACATGAAAGGCGCAATAAACAACCCTGCCATTGCCGCTACTTATGCCATACTGATTTCCTCGGCTATTGGCTTGTTGATTTTACTTTCTGCTCAAAAGGTCAGTTCTGTTCAACCTCAAACAAAACCACTATGA
- a CDS encoding alpha/beta hydrolase, protein MIEQVYISANGIKQHLRRRNGGDEVILFIHGNGSDSVFWEELMDAMPDRYTCIAPDLRGFGLTEAVPAKAEKSFGDFVDDLLALIDREKIEKYTIISHSLGGGISWEMVLRDSQRIQKMVLVNPASPFGFGATSNVEGGLTYPDGAGSGAGVINPDFVELLQKKERGTGNPSAPLNVMNSFYWEPPFVPERVNDLLEGLLRMRVGEEFYPGDHSPSESFPFSKPGDKGQINCASPLSKTGILNQLSEVTQKPETLWIRGGKDKIVSDESLFDTAVLGKLGLIPNYPGADQCAPQPMVSQTRNALEKAGFNYREEVMEECGHSPYIEDLDGFMKILNPFLRG, encoded by the coding sequence ATGATCGAGCAGGTTTACATATCAGCCAATGGAATCAAGCAGCATCTTCGCCGCCGAAATGGGGGAGATGAAGTGATTCTGTTTATCCATGGAAATGGATCCGACAGCGTATTCTGGGAAGAGCTGATGGACGCCATGCCCGATCGCTATACCTGCATTGCCCCTGATCTGAGGGGCTTCGGATTGACGGAAGCAGTGCCGGCCAAAGCGGAAAAAAGCTTCGGAGATTTTGTAGATGATCTGCTCGCTTTGATTGATCGCGAAAAAATTGAAAAGTACACCATCATCAGCCATTCCCTCGGTGGGGGAATTTCTTGGGAAATGGTGCTTCGCGACAGCCAAAGAATCCAAAAAATGGTCTTGGTCAATCCCGCGTCTCCTTTTGGATTTGGCGCAACATCAAACGTGGAAGGAGGCCTTACCTATCCCGATGGAGCTGGAAGTGGCGCGGGTGTCATCAATCCCGATTTCGTTGAGCTTTTACAAAAGAAAGAGAGGGGAACGGGAAATCCATCCGCTCCGCTTAATGTGATGAACTCCTTTTATTGGGAGCCACCATTCGTTCCCGAAAGGGTGAATGATTTGCTCGAGGGTTTGCTTCGAATGAGAGTGGGAGAGGAGTTCTATCCGGGAGATCACTCACCTTCCGAAAGCTTTCCTTTTTCGAAGCCCGGAGATAAAGGGCAGATCAACTGTGCATCGCCGCTTTCCAAAACAGGAATACTCAACCAATTATCGGAGGTGACTCAGAAGCCCGAAACGCTTTGGATTCGAGGAGGAAAGGATAAGATCGTTTCTGATGAATCTCTTTTTGACACGGCAGTGCTGGGTAAGCTCGGTTTGATTCCAAACTATCCCGGAGCTGATCAATGCGCCCCTCAACCGATGGTTTCGCAAACCCGTAACGCACTTGAGAAAGCGGGTTTCAATTACCGTGAAGAGGTGATGGAGGAGTGCGGCCATTCACCTTACATCGAAGACTTGGACGGTTTTATGAAAATTCTAAATCCATTTTTGCGTGGGTAG
- a CDS encoding ketoacyl-ACP synthase III: MRNAKILGTGMYVPEKVVPNSYFNEILGQDVDTWLRQNVQIFERRWTEADESTADLAENAALAALSAAGVKAEELDLIIISTDTPEYVSPSTASVVQHRLGATKAGTFDINTACAGFVTALDMAAKYISADDQYQKVLVVGTYNMSKYLNLHDKKTVTLFADGAGAVILSSHEGEEGLLASMLETKGEYADWMGIYAGGAKTPVSEKVLEEKTQLLQFVHKFPKELNPQMWTSMIQELCKRAHISPQDVNRFFITQININAIHETLDNLNIEHERAEYVMHHYGYTGSACIPMALDQANKAGRIKRGDYLMFIGSGGGLAFAGALYKY; the protein is encoded by the coding sequence ATGAGAAACGCAAAGATTTTGGGCACGGGAATGTACGTCCCCGAAAAGGTAGTGCCCAACTCTTATTTCAATGAAATTTTGGGCCAAGACGTCGATACTTGGTTACGTCAGAACGTGCAGATTTTTGAGCGTCGCTGGACTGAGGCCGATGAATCTACAGCTGATTTGGCCGAGAATGCCGCCTTGGCTGCATTATCTGCTGCAGGTGTGAAAGCTGAAGAACTCGATTTGATCATCATCAGCACGGATACTCCGGAATATGTTTCTCCCTCCACTGCCTCAGTGGTGCAGCACAGATTGGGGGCCACCAAAGCAGGTACATTCGATATCAACACCGCTTGCGCGGGCTTCGTTACGGCCCTTGATATGGCTGCGAAGTACATCTCCGCCGATGATCAATACCAAAAAGTATTGGTGGTAGGCACTTACAACATGTCGAAATACCTCAATCTTCACGACAAGAAAACCGTGACGCTTTTTGCCGACGGAGCCGGTGCAGTCATTTTATCGTCCCATGAAGGTGAAGAAGGTTTGTTGGCTTCCATGTTGGAGACCAAAGGCGAATACGCCGATTGGATGGGGATTTATGCGGGTGGCGCAAAAACACCCGTCAGCGAAAAGGTTCTGGAAGAGAAAACCCAGCTACTTCAATTCGTTCACAAATTCCCCAAAGAGCTCAATCCACAAATGTGGACGAGCATGATTCAGGAATTGTGCAAGCGAGCCCACATCAGCCCACAAGATGTGAATCGCTTTTTCATTACTCAGATTAACATAAACGCAATCCACGAGACGCTCGATAATTTGAATATCGAACACGAACGAGCGGAGTACGTGATGCACCACTATGGCTATACCGGTTCTGCTTGTATCCCGATGGCGCTTGATCAAGCCAATAAAGCGGGACGAATCAAGCGAGGAGATTACCTCATGTTTATCGGATCGGGAGGCGGATTGGCTTTTGCGGGAGCCTTATACAAATATTGA
- a CDS encoding beta-ketoacyl-ACP reductase, protein MQLENKTAIITGGANGIGRETTLKFVSEGCRVMIWDINSEQAAETIKLAGDQSSMIGFMSVDIRSYEAVEEAVAKTVETIGKVDILINNAGVTADSTLKKMTPDQWQKVIDVNLTGVFNCGKAVAIHMMETGGGRIINTSSVVAHNGNFGQSNYVATKTGVIGLAKVWAKELGRYGITANAVAPGFINTDMIKSVPEKVLDGLRVQTPLGRLGQPEDIANAYVFLASDKASFITGAVLNVDGGLKL, encoded by the coding sequence ATGCAACTCGAAAATAAAACAGCAATAATCACTGGTGGCGCAAATGGTATCGGTCGTGAAACTACCCTAAAATTTGTTTCTGAAGGATGTCGTGTAATGATTTGGGACATCAATTCAGAGCAGGCAGCTGAAACCATAAAATTAGCTGGCGATCAGTCTTCGATGATCGGTTTTATGTCGGTGGACATTCGATCTTACGAGGCTGTCGAAGAAGCCGTCGCCAAAACGGTTGAAACCATCGGTAAAGTAGATATTCTAATTAATAACGCCGGTGTAACTGCCGATAGCACGCTTAAAAAGATGACGCCTGATCAATGGCAGAAAGTAATTGACGTCAACCTCACTGGTGTATTCAATTGTGGTAAAGCAGTGGCTATTCACATGATGGAAACGGGAGGTGGTCGAATAATCAATACTTCTTCCGTCGTTGCTCACAATGGAAATTTTGGTCAAAGCAATTACGTTGCCACCAAAACAGGTGTGATTGGCTTGGCAAAAGTTTGGGCAAAAGAGCTGGGTCGATATGGTATTACGGCTAATGCGGTAGCTCCGGGATTTATCAATACCGATATGATCAAGTCCGTCCCTGAAAAAGTACTCGATGGGTTGCGGGTTCAAACACCGCTGGGAAGACTCGGGCAGCCTGAAGACATTGCGAATGCCTATGTTTTTCTCGCATCTGACAAAGCTTCTTTCATCACTGGTGCTGTGCTTAATGTTGATGGAGGATTAAAACTTTGA
- a CDS encoding DUF3820 family protein, translated as MSFKPELLVECVNMKMPFGKYEGRYLCDLPISYLEWFKRKGGFPKGKIGVLLETVYEIKLNGLDEILFELKRRFK; from the coding sequence ATGAGTTTTAAACCTGAGTTGCTCGTGGAATGTGTGAATATGAAAATGCCTTTCGGTAAGTACGAAGGGCGATATTTATGCGACCTACCGATTTCGTACCTGGAATGGTTCAAGCGAAAAGGTGGCTTCCCTAAAGGAAAAATCGGAGTTTTACTCGAAACGGTCTATGAAATAAAACTAAATGGATTAGACGAAATCCTTTTTGAACTTAAGCGAAGATTCAAATAA
- a CDS encoding arginine decarboxylase: MKTKYFDLIDQSFFFPQEEFTLNGAELKFHDIDLMKLAEEYGTPLKFTYLPKISDNINRAKGWFKDAMVKSNYKGTYNYCYCTKSSHFKHVLDEALKNDIHIETSSAFDINIVQNLKKSGAIKNDTYVICNGFKRDQYVHNIAELINGGHKKCIPIIDNYEELNLLSEQINENFEVGIRIASEEEPKFEFYTSRLGIGYKNIVPFYNREIKDRPDVKLKMLHFFINTGIRDTAYYWNELQKCLKVYIDLKRVCPNLTGLNIGGGFPIKNSLAFDYDYAYIIDEIVNQIKMACDEAGVDTPDIFTEFGSFTVGESGGAIYKVLYQKQQNDKEKWNMINSSFITTLPDTWAINKRFVMLPINRWNDEYERVLLGGLTCDSDDYYNSEQHINAIYLPKYRKDKPLYIGFFNTGAYQDTIGGYGGLQHCLIPQPKQLLISKDESGEMKTEVFAPQQSQEAMLDILGYQNALEKAPVVPTKVEQVN; the protein is encoded by the coding sequence TTGAAAACGAAATACTTCGATCTTATTGATCAATCATTCTTCTTTCCCCAAGAAGAATTTACCCTAAACGGGGCAGAACTAAAGTTTCATGATATTGACCTGATGAAACTGGCTGAAGAATACGGCACCCCACTCAAGTTTACTTATCTACCCAAGATTAGCGATAATATCAATCGCGCGAAAGGCTGGTTTAAGGATGCGATGGTAAAAAGCAATTACAAGGGAACTTATAATTATTGCTATTGCACCAAAAGTTCTCACTTCAAACACGTCTTGGATGAAGCGCTGAAAAACGATATTCACATCGAGACGTCCTCGGCATTTGACATCAATATCGTTCAGAACCTAAAGAAATCAGGTGCTATTAAAAATGATACCTATGTAATTTGCAATGGTTTCAAGCGTGATCAATATGTGCACAACATAGCGGAATTGATAAACGGAGGACACAAAAAGTGTATCCCTATAATTGACAATTACGAGGAGCTCAACTTGCTCTCAGAACAGATCAATGAAAACTTTGAGGTTGGGATTCGCATTGCCTCAGAAGAAGAACCGAAGTTTGAGTTTTACACTTCAAGACTGGGTATCGGTTACAAAAACATCGTTCCGTTTTACAACCGAGAAATAAAAGATCGGCCTGATGTAAAACTGAAAATGCTGCACTTTTTCATCAATACTGGTATCAGAGATACAGCCTACTATTGGAATGAACTGCAAAAATGCTTGAAGGTTTATATAGACTTGAAGCGCGTTTGTCCTAACCTCACGGGGCTAAACATTGGGGGTGGCTTCCCCATTAAAAATTCACTGGCCTTTGATTACGATTACGCATACATCATCGATGAAATCGTAAATCAAATTAAGATGGCCTGTGATGAGGCCGGAGTGGATACCCCCGATATTTTTACCGAATTCGGAAGTTTCACTGTAGGCGAAAGTGGTGGGGCCATTTACAAAGTACTTTACCAAAAGCAGCAAAACGACAAGGAAAAGTGGAATATGATCAACTCATCTTTCATCACTACTCTACCCGACACTTGGGCGATCAACAAACGCTTTGTGATGCTTCCCATCAATCGCTGGAATGACGAATATGAGCGAGTGCTCCTCGGCGGCCTCACTTGCGATAGCGACGACTATTACAATTCAGAGCAGCACATCAACGCCATCTATCTTCCAAAGTATAGAAAGGACAAGCCACTTTACATCGGGTTTTTCAATACGGGTGCTTATCAAGATACTATTGGTGGTTACGGCGGATTGCAGCACTGCTTGATTCCTCAGCCAAAACAATTATTGATTAGCAAAGACGAAAGTGGAGAAATGAAGACAGAGGTCTTCGCACCACAACAATCTCAAGAAGCAATGCTCGATATTTTGGGTTACCAAAACGCCCTTGAGAAGGCTCCTGTGGTACCTACTAAAGTAGAACAAGTCAACTAA
- the speB gene encoding agmatinase, translating into MESKRTYAGIDKEFASPEKSKIVLIPVPYDGTSTWLKGADKGPEAFLKASENMELYDIETETEVYKQGIYLHDPVTEKSSPKAMVEAVHATTKKEITKNKFVTLFGGEHSVSIGAIRAFNECFDKLTVLQIDAHADLRKEYEGTPYNHACAVYEASQNTNLIQVGIRSMDISETRVMDKEKVFFAHDMATDEYWPDKVMELLTDNVYITFDLDAFDPGILASTGTPEPGGLFWYETLDFLRNVFTSKNVVGFDIMELCPNEVDKSSDFVAAKLYYKMLSYKFMNTNLGDDFESGTETEKSSSDKRTMTKNFDYDE; encoded by the coding sequence ATGGAATCAAAAAGAACTTACGCGGGAATCGATAAAGAATTCGCATCTCCTGAAAAGTCAAAAATCGTTTTAATTCCCGTTCCTTACGATGGGACGAGTACTTGGCTAAAAGGCGCTGACAAAGGACCCGAAGCCTTTCTGAAAGCTTCTGAAAACATGGAGCTCTATGACATCGAAACGGAGACTGAAGTCTACAAACAAGGTATTTACTTGCATGACCCCGTTACCGAAAAATCGAGTCCAAAAGCGATGGTCGAGGCAGTGCATGCTACGACGAAAAAAGAGATTACCAAAAACAAATTCGTAACCCTTTTCGGTGGTGAACACTCGGTTTCAATCGGAGCAATAAGAGCATTCAATGAGTGCTTTGACAAGCTAACGGTTTTGCAAATCGACGCACATGCCGACCTCCGAAAAGAGTATGAAGGCACCCCTTACAATCATGCTTGTGCGGTTTACGAAGCGAGTCAAAACACCAACTTGATTCAGGTCGGAATCCGTAGCATGGACATTTCGGAAACCAGAGTGATGGATAAAGAAAAAGTCTTCTTTGCGCATGACATGGCTACCGACGAATACTGGCCCGATAAGGTAATGGAATTGCTAACCGATAATGTCTACATCACTTTTGACCTAGACGCTTTCGACCCCGGTATTTTGGCTTCGACAGGCACCCCTGAACCGGGAGGACTTTTCTGGTATGAAACACTCGATTTCTTGCGCAATGTTTTTACGAGTAAGAATGTAGTCGGATTTGACATTATGGAGCTCTGCCCGAATGAAGTTGATAAATCTTCCGATTTCGTTGCAGCAAAACTGTACTACAAAATGCTCTCTTACAAATTCATGAATACGAATTTGGGAGATGATTTCGAGAGCGGTACTGAGACTGAAAAAAGTTCTTCAGACAAAAGAACAATGACAAAAAACTTTGACTACGATGAGTAA
- a CDS encoding deoxyhypusine synthase family protein, whose translation MSKPITDFIEKYYLHFNAATVIDASKAYTAQLDRGAKMLVTLAGAMSTAELGKIFAEMIRQDKVQIISCTGANLEEDIMNLVAHSHYERVPNYRDLTPQEEWALLERGLNRVTDTCIPEEEAFRRLQKHVFKIWKDAEEKGERYFPHEFMYKLLLSGVLEEYYEIDVADSWMFAAAEKNLPIVVPGWEDSTMGNIFASYVMKGELKASTMKSGIEYMGFLADWYTANSENGIGFFQIGGGIAGDFPICVVPMLYQDMERTDTPFWSYFCQISDSTTSYGSYSGAVPNEKITWGKLDLDTPKFIIESDATIVAPLMFAHILGM comes from the coding sequence ATGAGTAAGCCAATTACCGATTTTATCGAAAAATACTACCTGCACTTCAATGCAGCCACGGTTATAGATGCCTCAAAAGCCTACACTGCCCAGCTGGACCGAGGGGCCAAAATGTTGGTAACACTTGCGGGTGCGATGAGCACAGCTGAGTTAGGGAAAATCTTTGCGGAGATGATTCGCCAAGACAAGGTTCAAATCATTTCCTGCACCGGTGCAAATCTTGAAGAGGACATCATGAACTTGGTGGCCCATAGCCATTACGAGCGCGTCCCCAACTACAGAGATCTCACTCCTCAGGAAGAATGGGCTTTACTCGAAAGAGGGCTGAACCGAGTAACGGACACCTGCATTCCTGAAGAGGAAGCTTTCAGACGACTCCAAAAACACGTCTTCAAAATTTGGAAAGATGCCGAGGAAAAAGGGGAACGCTACTTCCCTCATGAGTTTATGTACAAATTGCTCCTGTCAGGAGTTTTGGAAGAGTACTACGAAATCGACGTTGCAGACTCATGGATGTTTGCAGCGGCAGAAAAGAATCTGCCCATCGTTGTACCGGGCTGGGAAGACAGCACAATGGGAAACATCTTTGCCAGTTATGTCATGAAAGGTGAGTTAAAAGCCTCTACCATGAAATCGGGAATCGAGTACATGGGATTCTTAGCTGATTGGTACACGGCCAATTCTGAAAATGGAATCGGGTTTTTCCAAATCGGCGGAGGAATTGCAGGCGATTTTCCGATCTGCGTTGTTCCCATGCTCTATCAAGATATGGAGCGCACGGACACACCATTTTGGAGCTATTTCTGCCAAATTTCAGATTCTACTACGAGCTACGGTAGTTACTCAGGTGCAGTACCTAACGAGAAGATAACGTGGGGAAAGCTGGATTTGGATACACCAAAATTCATCATCGAATCTGATGCGACCATCGTGGCACCGCTTATGTTTGCGCACATACTGGGCATGTAA